In Leifsonia sp. PS1209, the genomic stretch GTGAAGATGACGCGCCCCCGGCCGGCATCGAGCATCCGGCGCCCGAGCACCTGGCTGAGCAGGAAGCCGCTCGTCAGGTCCACCTCCAGCACCTCGTCGAACCACTCCATCGGATGCTCGGCGGCGGGCGCGCGGCGGATGACGCCCGCGTTGTTGACCAGGATGTCCACGGTGCGATCCCCGGCGACCAGTCCGTCGGCGAACGCCGTGACCTGCGCCCTGTCCGCGAAGTCGACCCTGTGCCCGGTGAAGGAGCGACCCATCCCGCGCACCCGGTCGGCGATCGCCGACGCCTCCGGATCGAGCGTCGCCGAGACGCCGACGATGTCCGCTCCGGCCGCGGCGAGCGCCTCGGCCATCGCGAACCCGATCCCGCGTTTCGCGCCCGTGACGACGGCGAGCCTGCCGGTCAGATCGAACGGGTTCATGCTCCGACCTCCACGAGCAGCTTCATGGCCTGGCCGGCCTCGAGCGCTTCGAACGCCGCCGCGACCTCGGTCAGCGCGACCACGCGCGTGATGAGCTTCCCGGCCGGAATGGTGCCACCGGCCACCAGCTCGACCGCGCGCTCGAAGTCCTGCCGCTCGTACACCCGCGCCCCCAGGATGGTGAGCTCGCGCCAGAAGACGCGGTGCAGGTCGAGCGGCCTCGGCTGCGAGTGGATCGCGACCACGACCACAGTGCCGCGGACCTTCGCCAGCCCCGTCGCGCCGAGCACGGCGGCCGCGGCGCCGGAGACCTCGAACACCACGTCGGCGCCCGCATCCCCGGTCCACTCGTTCACCCACGCCACCTGGTCGACCCCGGACGGGTCGATGGTGCGCAGCCCCATGTCCTCGGCGGCCGCCCTGCGGTTCGCGTCGATCTCCGCGATCACCACCTCGGCCCCGGATGCGGTGGCCACCGTCGCGATGAGCACGCCGATGGGTCCTGCGCCGATCACGACGACCTTGTCCCCAGCACCCGCGCCGGATCGGCGGACATCGTGCACGGCCACGGCGACCGGCTCGACGAGCGCGGCATCCCGCAGCGACACGCCATCCGGGAGCCGGACGAGGGTGCGGGCCGGCACGTTCCAGTACTGCTGGAGCGCTCCGGGGCTGTCGATGCCGATGAAGTCGAGGTTCTGGCAGATGTGATGGTTTCCGGCGAGGCAGGCCGGGCAGGTGCCGTCCCAGTCGAGAGGCATCACGGTGACCAGGTCGCCGACCGCCCAGCCGTCGACGCCCGGGCCGAGCTCGGCGA encodes the following:
- a CDS encoding SDR family oxidoreductase; its protein translation is MNPFDLTGRLAVVTGAKRGIGFAMAEALAAAGADIVGVSATLDPEASAIADRVRGMGRSFTGHRVDFADRAQVTAFADGLVAGDRTVDILVNNAGVIRRAPAAEHPMEWFDEVLEVDLTSGFLLSQVLGRRMLDAGRGRVIFTASLLSFQGGINVPGYAAAKSGVAGLVRALSNEWAGRGVTVNGIAPGYIATDNTQALQDDEQRSRSIIERIPAGRWGAAEDVAGAAVFLASDAAAYVTGAILPVDGGWLGR
- a CDS encoding alcohol dehydrogenase catalytic domain-containing protein, which translates into the protein MLAAEYTGARTITVEEREPAALRDGEVRIAVAYVGICGTDLHVYHGDMDARVTAPATIGHEMSGTIAELGPGVDGWAVGDLVTVMPLDWDGTCPACLAGNHHICQNLDFIGIDSPGALQQYWNVPARTLVRLPDGVSLRDAALVEPVAVAVHDVRRSGAGAGDKVVVIGAGPIGVLIATVATASGAEVVIAEIDANRRAAAEDMGLRTIDPSGVDQVAWVNEWTGDAGADVVFEVSGAAAAVLGATGLAKVRGTVVVVAIHSQPRPLDLHRVFWRELTILGARVYERQDFERAVELVAGGTIPAGKLITRVVALTEVAAAFEALEAGQAMKLLVEVGA